The sequence ATGCATATTCAATAGCCGAAGTCGTTGCCAAAAACTCCTCGCTCACTCTATAAGGTGGCACGATGTTTGCGATATTTCGCACCATAAAAAGCTCTCCCGGAAGGCAGTTTGTTATCAAGTTCGGTACCACTCTTGAATCAACACAGGATATAAAAAGGGTATGTGGGTCTTGTCTATTTTGTAGACTTTTAAAGAGCTCTTCATGCTCTAAAAAGCCATCTTCCATAAATTTTACCGCACCTTCAAGTAACGAGTCATCCATAGAAATTTATCTCCGTTTTTTATATTTTTACGCGATTATAGCAACTTTTATTTAATCTAAAAAATACTTTAATATATAAATTTTTAACTAATATAATTTGTTAAAATTCTTTTTATTCATTGTTTAATTATTTTAGGCTAAACTCATTCAAAAATTCATAAGGAGATAAAATGAGTCTGTATGATAGGAACTACGCAAAACAAAATCAAGAAGAACTTGCGTACTCTCAAAGCTCACTAAGCACTTTTATAAAACAAACTTATCAACTTTTTGCAGCATCGCTACTTTCAGCAACAGCTGGCGCTTATGTAGGTATTAGCATAGCTGGCGTTTTTGCGGCAAATAGATTTTTGTTCTGGGGACTTGTAATAGTCGAGTTTGCACTACTTTTTGGCTTAATGGCAGCTAAACGCAAAGAGGGATTAAATTTAATACTTCTATTTGCGTTTACTTTCATAAGTGGCCTTACGCTAACTCCGCTACTTTCAGCGATCTTGGCTATGCCAAGTGGAGCTGGTATTGTAGCTCAAGCATTTGGACTAACAACAGTTGCTTTTGGTGCATTAAGTGTCTTTGCAATGAATACAAAACGTGACTTTACAACAATGGGTAAAATGTTGTTCATAACTTTAATTGTTATCGTTGCAGCAGCTATTATCAATATCTTTGTTAAAAGTACAATGTTTCAACTTGTAATCGCAAGTATTTCATCGATCTTATTTAGCGCATATATACTTTTTGATACGCAAAATATTATCCGTGGAAACTATGAAACACCAGTTGAAGGCGCAGTTGCTTTGTATCTTGATTTTGTAAATCTATTTACATCACTGCTTCAAATTTTAGGAATTTTCAACAGGAATGACTAAAGATGAGCGCATCTATCGAGT comes from Campylobacter concisus and encodes:
- a CDS encoding Bax inhibitor-1/YccA family protein, giving the protein MSLYDRNYAKQNQEELAYSQSSLSTFIKQTYQLFAASLLSATAGAYVGISIAGVFAANRFLFWGLVIVEFALLFGLMAAKRKEGLNLILLFAFTFISGLTLTPLLSAILAMPSGAGIVAQAFGLTTVAFGALSVFAMNTKRDFTTMGKMLFITLIVIVAAAIINIFVKSTMFQLVIASISSILFSAYILFDTQNIIRGNYETPVEGAVALYLDFVNLFTSLLQILGIFNRND